Genomic DNA from Sphingobium sp. V4:
CTGACCCTGTTCGGTCCCGCGCTTCTCACTCTCTCGACAATTCGCGAGGCAATGGGACGGGAAGGGCTCGACCCTCCGCAACGATGGGGTGGAGAGGCCGCGATGACATTCGTGGCAGAGATCGGATTCCCGGCTGAATTCGCTGCGCCGCCGGACCGCAAGCGTGAGCCTGAGCTTGCCGTCACCGGCCCTCTTCCTTTGAAGCCGCTTCACGATTTCCAGGAAGAGGTCGTCGGTCATATCGAGGCGCTGCTGGGAGACAAAACCTCCAAGCGCAGAAGGGCGGTTATCAGCCTGCCAACCGGAGCGGGCAAGACGCGCGTGGCTGCAGAAACAGCGGTAACGCGTGTCCTGGCGCCCGTCGGCGATAATCGGTTGATCCTCTGGATCGCCCAGACCGATGAGCTTTGCGAACAGGCCGTACAGTGTTTTCGCGAACTGTGGGTCAATCTCGGGTCGAGCGGGGAGACACTCCGGATCGTCCGGCTCTGGGGCGGCCAGGTGACACCCCGCTCCTCGGCCAAGGACGAGCCCACGGTCATAGTCGCGTCGATCCAGACACTCAGTTCGCGAATGGTCGACTCCGATCTTGCATGGGCAAGTGACCCGGCTTTGCTTGTGATAGACGAGTGCCATCACGCCCTGACACCATCCTACACGGGCGCATTGCGCTGGCTGAACCCAGGCGTGGAGGCAGCAGGGCGCGAACCGCCGATCATCGGCCTGAGCGCCACACCCTTCCGGGGACGCAATGAAGATGAATCGGCGCAGCTGGCGCGTCGGTTCGACGGGAGACTGATTCCGTTCAACCAGGCGACACTGTTTGGACGCCTGCAGGAAATGGGCGTGCTTGCCCGCTTCGAGTATGACCGGCTGGAAATCGATACGGGATTTTCCTTCACCGCCGAGGAACAGTGGAAAATCGATCGCTTTGGCAAAGTGCCCGACACGGCGCTTGAGCGACTTGGCGAAATCGGAGAGCGCAACGATATGATTGTGGAGGCGATATGTTCGGCTCCTGAAAAATCAGCGCTCGTGTTCGCAACCTCTGTCGCTCATGGTCGCCGTCTTGCAGCACAGCTGAATCTCCGTGGGGTGAGGGCAGCTGCCGTATCGGGCGAGACCGACCGCAATTCGCGACGATGGTTTATCGCCGGCTTCCGGCGCGGGGATATCCGGGTTCTCTGCAACCACTCCGCGCTGACCACCGGCTTCGATGCACCCGCGACTGATCTCATCGTCATCGCCAGGCCGGTGTTCAGTCCGGCTCTCTATATGCAGATGGCCGGTCGTGGACTGCGAGGTCCCGCAAACGGAGGTAAGCAGCACTGCCGGATCCTGACCGTCCAGGACAATCTCGACCAGTATACCGACCGTCTCGCGCATCACTATTTCGAGCAGCATTACGTGACGCCGGGATAGGCAACACCATCGACATGCGTACGGGTGGCCTCAACGCCCGGAGTGTGGAGCAAGGATGCCGCGAATGGTCAGCGCCAGACCTTCGCCGCCCAGCGCCTCCGGAGCATCTTCAGGTATCCAGTCGCTGCTGTCCGTGAGCGACGGCTTCGTCGTTCCGACGAGGCGCTGCAGGTCCGCCGTTTTCCGGCGAAGCTCAGGATCATTCCCGCCAACATCGAACGGTGCCTCAGACGACCAGCTATCCTGTTCGCCACGGCACCCGAGCCCGAGACGCGCGGCAATATTCTGCTGCGTGGCCGGGTCGAGGTCCAGCGCAGCGAATCCCGCTCCGGGTGCGATCTCGATGCCAAAGAGCCAGAAAATGCGGGCCGCGGCGAGTCCCGATCCCGGCGCGATCAGCGCCAGCGCGGTACCGTCGGACCGAAGCGCGAGGAGAAGCACGTCGCCTGCGTTTGTCACGCTGGTGACTGCATTTGTCCGGTAATAGAGGCGATATTCGGTGCGGGTGGGATGCATCGCTCGCGCATCGTACCAGGTCAGGTCGCCGGATGCTGTTGTCCACGAGCCATCGTCTGCCATCCGCACGAAATCGGTCGTGATCCGACGCGGATCCGGGCCGAAGGCGCGGCGGAGAGGCGCCGTGCCATTGAACTCGTGCTGGTTCGAGCGCGAACGATCCGACTCGACAAGGCTCAGCCGCTTGAACACGACATGATCGAAGTCCGGCAGAGCCGGATCATTGGCCGGCAGATCGTCCGTCATTGCAACTCGCGGATCCCTGCCGGTGCGTCCGGCCAGCCAAGTTCACGCAGCTCGGACCAGCACTCCTCCTTCTTCGCCCATTCAGACAACATCCGGGGACCGGCAGATTTTCGCAGCGCCTCGTCGACCGCTGCTGCCAGCACCGACATCCATTGGGCAAGCTCAGGCGAAAGAGCCTGGTGGCGCCAGACTGAATCAAGCGAGAGTCGGTCGCCGACCAGCATAGACAGCACTGCAACCGTGTAGGTTACGATATTCACCTGAAATGCCGGATATCCGCCCGCCTTGACGACACGTTGCGCCGTCTTGAAGAGGATTGCCTGCGCGATCATCCGACGGAATGCGCTCCCGTCGAGGGCCTCGACCGCCTCGGGCGTCAGACTGTCCATGAAACGTTCGAAGTTCTTCTGCATCCCCAGCGAGACGATGTGCGGTCGCCCGGCCCAAGCATTCAGATATCGGGCCAGATCTGTCTTCGTAACCTTGCGAGCGGGCGGCACAGCCTCCTTCAATGCGCGCAGCCTGGCAGGTGTCGCTCCCTCGCGGGCCAGCATGACATTGTAACTGCCGGCCGCCCGCTCGTAGAACCAGCGCCCGACCCCGTCCGGCAGCCAGGTTGAAAGTGCGAGCTTCTCGAGTTCGACGTGAAACGGCTTGTTGGCGGACAGGTCAGAAATCTTGACCGAATTCTGGGTGTTGGCGAAGCGCGAGATGTCGCTCACCAGCGCTTCCTCCGCAGCAGGATCCTGCGCGCGCATGATGATGATCTTGGCCGGTACGCGCACTCGCGACAGGTCGATGTGCCGCTCGCGCCGTTCAGTGAAGTAGATGGATGCCGTTGTCTGGCCGCCGTTTACAATCTGCATTCCGCTGAGTGAGGCGATGCCGACCGACCCGTCAACGGTGCGAGACAGTGCGGCGCTGTCAGCTATGAGCACGATCCCGTTATTATATGCCATGAACCGTTCGGGCGCATCCCGCAGCGTGTCGCGCATGCCGCGGTTCACCTTGCCGGTTTGGCTGAGAAACGAACGCACGTTGGCTTCCAGGAGCCTCGCGCCATATCGCTCATAGATCAACCGGAGCGCGGCACCGGGAATTGCGGTCAGCGCATAGTCGCAATCATCGCTTTCGCCAGGCACATAGACACAGGGCAAGGCTGCTCCGCAGACCTCTTCGAAATTGACGATCAACTCGTCACGAGGCTTTCCTTCCGACCAGTGACGAAACAGGCGCTCGATGTCGATCACCTCCAGTCGGACAGATTTTCCCGCAATCTCCCGTGGCCTGAAGCTCTTCGACTTCGCGCGACGGTCAGTCAGGATATAGATGCGGATCTGGTCCAGCGACGGATAGCAGTCGCGTACCGTCATGATCAGTTCGAAATCAGAATCATTGTCGCCTGTCGTCTCGGGGAGACGACCCTCAACGGTCTTCGCGAGAAACCGCAGGCACTGTTCGGCGGCATTCTTTATGTCGCCGTCGGGAACGGATTCGACGGTATCGAGGCCTTCGTATGCGCTCACGAAGAGGTCCAACTGATCGGCATCGTCCGAAATTGCGTAGCCGCTCAGCCTCAGGATCGCGTTGCCGACCCTGCGCTCGACGTTGAGAAGCTGGGGATCGAAGGTCATCCCGATCTCTGACATATGCTGCATAACGATGTCAGTGAACGCGGCCTCGGCTGCCTGCTTGGCGCCGGGAGCAGTCGGATCGCCGGCCTGAACCCGCACATCGGCCTGGGTCTGAACAAGAAATTCCTCAAGCGTCATTGGCAGGCAGCTCCGGCATCAGTCCCCGAGATTCCGACTGCATGCAGTCGTGTGCGGTATGAGCGCTTCATAGTAGCGATCTGAGTTTATGTCCGAAAAGACTTCCAGGTTTCGCAAGCTGTTTCAGCGCCCGGGCTTCCAGTTGCCGTATTCGCTCACGCGTCACACCCATATCGCGACCAATCTCTTCCAGTGTCTCATCGTCCCCGGTGTCCATACCGAACCGCCGCCGCACCACCTCCGCGTCGCGGGAATCGAGCCGGGCAACCGCCTCGGCGATCGCGATCCTGCGCTGCTCGGCCAGAACGATATCGAATGCGTCGTCCGATTCATCGACAACAAGACAGGCATCTGCCCAGACTTCGGGATTCTCGATGTTGACGACCTGCTGGGACAGCCCTTCCAGGCGCCTGAGGAGATCCATCCGCAATCCGCTGGCATCGGCGATGTCCGCGACGCTTGGCGGCCGGCCCAGCTGATCGAAAAGCCGGCTCCTGATGACCTCGACCCGTCTCAGGCTCTCCATGAAGTGGACGGGTAACCGGATCGTCCGTTCGAGATCATCTACCATTCGCGTGCATGACTGCCTGATCCACCAGACCGCATAGGTGGCAAACCTGTTTCCTCGCGAGGCATCGAACCGTTCAATCGCGCGCAGCAGACCAGTACATGCCTCCTGGACAAGGTCGCCTGCCACCACATTGCCTTGCGCGTAGCGCGGAGCAATCCTGCGGACGAGGGCGAGATTGGCTTCTGCTATCCGGTTGCGGTCGCTCAGGTAGCGCGCGGTTGCCGAAGCAAGGTCCCCGGCGAGCAGGGAGTGGCCCTGCCGACGAAGCGCATTCTCCAGGCGGTCAGCGAGCTCAAGGTCCACGTCGACATCCTCAAAAATCCCATCTCCGGGTCGAGATGCGAGATCTGGTGTCCCAAGCAGGATGTGCGTGAGGGAGCGCGCCGGCCCCTCTGATGCGGAGTCGACATCAGTGCCCGGAAGCGCCTCGCTGTTGTGTACCGGGACTGGCACACCCGATCCGTCTGCAAGGCTGTCGCTTTCCCCGTCCTCGTCCCCGTTCGCGACCTCCAGGAGAATAGCTGGCACTTTGACGACCGCGTCGCAAATTTGCCTGAATAAATGGCGCCGGCTGCTCTCAAAGGCCCGGAACATCGACTGTTCCGCTGCCCGGTCGGGAACGGGTATCCGCTCAAGCTCCGCCGCAAACAGCTCGTCTGCCGACACCGACGCATGCAATGCCTCCAGAGCATCCCGCGCATCGGCGAGCTTCTCGTCGTCCGAGTGCGTCGGCGGGCGATCGCCAATCCAAGATGTTATGTCGGCCTCGAACCTGGATGCATCGATGCCGACACCGAGATCCTCCAGCAATGGCACGATCGCGCAATTCGCTTTTGCCAGCCAGCGATGTACGCCGACCGTCACGCGCTCACGAGCCACCGCCTTTTCGATGGCCCGCATCAGCCTCGGATCTGTTGCACCGACGGATCGGTCCATCAACGGCAGTCGAACGCGAACATCTCGCCAGTCGGTGTCGGCATTCAGCACTCTTGCCGCCGTCAACGCTGTCTGGGTGTGCCGTACTGCCGGGCGAAGCATGAGGTCCGGCACCGCCTCCTGAAATACCTCCTCAACTTCCCAGCTGTCTGGAGACCAGTCGGTCGCCTCCTGGTCAGAGCCACGCGCCTCTGCGGGATTTTTTCCTGCGATCGCCTCCGTTTTTGCCCGCTGGCCCGATGTTAGAGTGAGCAGGCGTGCGATGCGTGTGTAACCCGCCGCGTGCGCGAGATCGGAAGCGGTCCTGTTATCCGGTGCGGTCGAGGACGCATCCGCGCCCTCTGCAATGAGCAGGGTGCAGATGTCTTCCCTGCCGGCGGCCGCCGCAAGCATGAGTGGTGTCAGCCCGCGGGCGTCACGACCGTTGACAGGAGCTCCGCGCCGGATGTGGAGCAGCACCGAGGCGGTCGCACCTTTGAGGACCGCCATGCGAAACAGCGGCTGCACCTCTCTCAAAGCGCTCGCCTGAAAAATACTCCCTGTCACCCTCGCGGCAATCTCACCGGTCAATCTGCCTTACTCCCCCCACAGGCATCGTCAGCGTAGCCTTTTCACATTGCGGGTAAACACTTTACCTCAATATCTGGACGAACTGCGTGCGTCGGCCGGGTCATTTGCGACATGCCTCTGCAGTCTGGACTGAAGGATGAAATGCCGTGGGTTGGTGGAATGAGGATGCGGGGGAGCGGTTCTGGCTCGAGCTGACCGATCGGGAGGATATCGGTGTGGATCTGCGAGCGCCGGTCTCGAACAGTGCCGGACGAGCCGACTGGCGCTACGCGTTGTTTCGCGAAGCATCGGCTGGTGACGTAGTGTTTCATTACGATGGCAAGGCCGACGCCATTACCTCCTTGTCTACGATCGCTGGACCGGCGTTTGAACAGCCAATCGTCTGGGCCGCCCGGGGCAGCTATGCCCGTGAGCGGGGTGCGCAGCCCGTCGAGGTGCCTGGTTACGCCATTCCGCTTCGGGACCATCAGCAATTGCCGGAGCCCGTTACGCTCGAACGGCTGCGTGCTGCCAAGTCCGACCTTGTTGCGATGACCGAAATGATTCAGGCACGTCATCCGCGCAGCGCTCTTTATTTTCCATTTGAGCTTTCCGACAGGCCTGTTCGCCCCCTTCAGGGATATGCGTTCAAGTTACCTGCCGATTTCGTCGCGTTCTTCAAAATGGGCGCAGGCGAATCTGATCCGGCATTGTTGACTATAAGCTCCGACCGGAAGGTTGTCGCACCGCTCTACAGGCGTTGGCGCGAGGCCCTGCTGGATGGCGCCGTCCGCAGCGACGGCCTGTGGACACAACCTGGCGAGCGCTTCGTATTTCGGAACCAGGAGAACCGGACAGCGACGCGGCTCGGAAACCTGACTGCGCTTGGCGTGGATCCGTCGGGTCAGGACTGGGCGGTCCAGATAAACGAAGCCAAGATTGCCGGAGATCTCGACACTACTTCTGCGATCGCGTTCGACGGCAAGGGTCGCGCGTTTCTGCTTCGGCAGGGCCGACTTTCTTCCAATGCGATCAGTCCTCGACCGATTCTCTACAAGGAGTTCGAAAGGCTGACCGGCCTCAAGCCCGCCCATGTCGTAAACGGCAACACGGCGATTGCGAGAGACTGGTATATTGTAACGCCATTGGACGTTGGCCCGGAAGAAATACGGCTGCACACAGCGCTCTTCATCGATTCCTGTGCGTCGGCCCGCAGTCTGGTCGGCAGGGACGGGAGCGAGCGTGAAATCGCTCTGGCAGCTGAGATCAACGCCGAGGATGAGGCTGGCGGATTTTACACGATGCGCTCGCGACCGGCTCTTCCTGAGCGACAGCTGCGCCGCCTGCAAGGAGAGGTTTGGCTGGCAATGGCGAGGCAATTGCGTGCCGCCGGCCTCCAAGTGAGCAAGCCGCGCCACGCCGCGGGTTACGAAGTTGACGCGGAAATCTCCGGTGGGGCGCACCAAGTGCTTGTCGAGATCAAATCCGGAGCCAGCGCGAACGATGTGCATACCGGAGTTGGCCAGCTGCTACTTTATCCCGCTCTGCTCCCGCGCTTGGCCG
This window encodes:
- a CDS encoding AIPR family protein, encoding MTLEEFLVQTQADVRVQAGDPTAPGAKQAAEAAFTDIVMQHMSEIGMTFDPQLLNVERRVGNAILRLSGYAISDDADQLDLFVSAYEGLDTVESVPDGDIKNAAEQCLRFLAKTVEGRLPETTGDNDSDFELIMTVRDCYPSLDQIRIYILTDRRAKSKSFRPREIAGKSVRLEVIDIERLFRHWSEGKPRDELIVNFEEVCGAALPCVYVPGESDDCDYALTAIPGAALRLIYERYGARLLEANVRSFLSQTGKVNRGMRDTLRDAPERFMAYNNGIVLIADSAALSRTVDGSVGIASLSGMQIVNGGQTTASIYFTERRERHIDLSRVRVPAKIIIMRAQDPAAEEALVSDISRFANTQNSVKISDLSANKPFHVELEKLALSTWLPDGVGRWFYERAAGSYNVMLAREGATPARLRALKEAVPPARKVTKTDLARYLNAWAGRPHIVSLGMQKNFERFMDSLTPEAVEALDGSAFRRMIAQAILFKTAQRVVKAGGYPAFQVNIVTYTVAVLSMLVGDRLSLDSVWRHQALSPELAQWMSVLAAAVDEALRKSAGPRMLSEWAKKEECWSELRELGWPDAPAGIRELQ
- a CDS encoding sigma-70 family RNA polymerase sigma factor, translating into MTGEIAARVTGSIFQASALREVQPLFRMAVLKGATASVLLHIRRGAPVNGRDARGLTPLMLAAAAGREDICTLLIAEGADASSTAPDNRTASDLAHAAGYTRIARLLTLTSGQRAKTEAIAGKNPAEARGSDQEATDWSPDSWEVEEVFQEAVPDLMLRPAVRHTQTALTAARVLNADTDWRDVRVRLPLMDRSVGATDPRLMRAIEKAVARERVTVGVHRWLAKANCAIVPLLEDLGVGIDASRFEADITSWIGDRPPTHSDDEKLADARDALEALHASVSADELFAAELERIPVPDRAAEQSMFRAFESSRRHLFRQICDAVVKVPAILLEVANGDEDGESDSLADGSGVPVPVHNSEALPGTDVDSASEGPARSLTHILLGTPDLASRPGDGIFEDVDVDLELADRLENALRRQGHSLLAGDLASATARYLSDRNRIAEANLALVRRIAPRYAQGNVVAGDLVQEACTGLLRAIERFDASRGNRFATYAVWWIRQSCTRMVDDLERTIRLPVHFMESLRRVEVIRSRLFDQLGRPPSVADIADASGLRMDLLRRLEGLSQQVVNIENPEVWADACLVVDESDDAFDIVLAEQRRIAIAEAVARLDSRDAEVVRRRFGMDTGDDETLEEIGRDMGVTRERIRQLEARALKQLAKPGSLFGHKLRSLL